From the genome of Vicia villosa cultivar HV-30 ecotype Madison, WI linkage group LG2, Vvil1.0, whole genome shotgun sequence, one region includes:
- the LOC131646044 gene encoding large ribosomal subunit protein P2y-like, giving the protein MKIIAAYLLAVLGGNTAPSATDVKRILSSVGVEGEDEQIELLLSEVKGKDFAELIASGREKLASVPSGGGAVAVSAASGGGAGAAAPAAEAKEEKKVEEKEESDDDMGFSLFD; this is encoded by the exons ATGAAGATCATCGCGGCATATTTGTTGGCCGTTTTGGGAGGTAACACAGCCCCTTCCGCCACTGATGTCAAGCGCATCCTAAGCTCAG TTGGAGTTGAGGGTGAGGATGAGCAGATTGAGTTGCTCTTGAGCGAAGTCAAGGGAAAAGATTTCGCTGAGCTAATTGCCAGCGGAAGAGAGAAATTGGCTTCAGTTCCTTCTGGTGGAGGAGCTGTGGCTGTTTCTGCTGCATCTGGTGGCGGTGCTGGTGCTGCTGCACCGGCTGCAGAAGCAAAGGAAGAAAAGAAGGTCGAAGAAAAGGAAGAGTCTGATGAT GATATGGGCTTCAGTTTGTTTGACTAG